A single genomic interval of Methanococcoides sp. LMO-2 harbors:
- a CDS encoding UbiA family prenyltransferase, which translates to MVSTTGSKTRNPYLELLRPEIADMDFALPAASALLASYLATSGFPPLIPFIIAVIGGYAAITSSYVYNDCCDVDIDQINLPDRPLASAQVSQKQGLTYAFILFLIAGAAAFYLNPESFLVLVVAVLTISIYSKMAKRLTFLSFVPVGIAYGLVPVGIWLAFDPAGILRGSDGVILPLPGIFFFIMMCVADWGFTLSGVSRDVEGDRAKGAPTFPVTFGVPATSKFVFSCWLVGVLSSFAIGITAGLGPIFFTGAILSGFWMLSQAFDFVKNPLPERGGRLFLQGSRYRGFMFGSLIVDVVLSILFTSYAGIL; encoded by the coding sequence TTGGTATCAACAACAGGATCAAAGACACGCAACCCCTACTTAGAATTGCTAAGGCCGGAGATCGCGGATATGGATTTTGCTCTCCCGGCAGCAAGTGCCCTGCTGGCATCCTATCTGGCAACATCCGGATTCCCTCCGCTTATTCCATTCATTATTGCTGTTATCGGTGGGTATGCCGCGATCACAAGTTCTTATGTGTATAACGATTGCTGCGATGTGGACATTGATCAGATCAATCTCCCTGACAGGCCACTTGCTTCAGCGCAGGTCTCCCAGAAACAGGGACTTACATATGCATTTATTCTGTTCTTAATTGCAGGAGCTGCGGCATTCTACCTGAATCCGGAATCGTTTCTGGTTCTTGTTGTTGCTGTTCTGACTATCAGCATCTACTCCAAAATGGCAAAAAGGCTAACATTCCTGAGCTTTGTTCCAGTTGGTATTGCATACGGTCTCGTTCCTGTGGGCATCTGGCTTGCGTTCGATCCTGCCGGAATACTCAGGGGTAGCGATGGTGTGATCCTTCCATTGCCAGGAATCTTCTTTTTCATAATGATGTGCGTGGCCGATTGGGGTTTCACCCTTTCGGGAGTATCCAGGGATGTAGAGGGCGACCGTGCAAAAGGTGCTCCGACCTTCCCTGTGACATTCGGAGTCCCGGCGACCTCTAAGTTCGTTTTCTCCTGCTGGCTCGTAGGTGTTCTTTCATCCTTTGCCATTGGAATTACTGCAGGCCTTGGTCCTATATTCTTCACAGGAGCAATTCTTTCAGGTTTCTGGATGCTGTCACAGGCATTCGACTTTGTGAAAAACCCTCTTCCTGAGCGTGGTGGCAGACTTTTCCTGCAGGGTTCGAGGTACAGGGGATTCATGTTCGGTTCCCTGATAGTTGATGTAGTGCTTTCTATATTGTTCACATCTTATGCAGGTATCCTGTGA
- a CDS encoding NAD(P)/FAD-dependent oxidoreductase produces MDADIIVIGASPAGLMAARNASRKGAKVLVIDKKEIIGHPTHPANTFFKGMFDRSNEPVDQSYVIKNMRGAYLIAPSGGRVAIESPAYFLDRLKFDEFYAKQTMDAGAEIRMGVEVTSIFRSKGVMNISTPGGVLTCSLVIVSDGINSKIASLLGLEPMKHPNDIAWAMEAFVEADGIGEPDMFEYYVGNHCPGWKSTYSPCGGNLATLGVYVRRHGKDVSPFFEKWVENFKKLKGIDDLEVLERSVGGDPIVTIPKQMLADGVMLVGGAAGQSGIGYSMHAGQMCGDVAADAVAKGDVSARFLSEYRKRWNTEYRAEYVLGRIGLETLRKMKDNEIDDLMKTFEGEDFTFLSGTSLHRSMQLGLFMMKKNPKSLLAYRALLRKK; encoded by the coding sequence ATGGATGCAGATATTATTGTAATAGGTGCTTCCCCTGCAGGCCTTATGGCAGCGAGGAATGCTTCCCGAAAAGGTGCAAAGGTACTGGTGATAGACAAAAAAGAGATAATAGGCCATCCTACCCATCCTGCGAATACTTTCTTCAAGGGCATGTTTGACAGGTCCAATGAACCTGTTGACCAGAGCTATGTGATTAAGAACATGAGGGGAGCTTACCTGATCGCTCCGTCCGGTGGCAGGGTTGCTATTGAGAGTCCTGCGTATTTCCTTGATCGTTTGAAGTTCGATGAGTTCTATGCAAAGCAGACCATGGATGCCGGCGCAGAGATTCGCATGGGTGTTGAGGTTACCAGTATTTTCAGGAGCAAGGGTGTCATGAACATCAGCACACCAGGTGGAGTTCTTACATGTTCCCTTGTGATCGTGTCCGATGGTATTAATTCTAAGATCGCCAGTCTGCTAGGGCTTGAACCGATGAAGCATCCCAATGATATTGCATGGGCAATGGAAGCTTTCGTAGAGGCAGATGGCATCGGTGAGCCTGATATGTTCGAATATTATGTTGGGAACCATTGTCCCGGATGGAAATCCACCTATTCCCCATGTGGTGGGAACCTTGCAACCCTCGGGGTTTACGTAAGGCGTCATGGAAAGGATGTATCGCCTTTCTTTGAGAAATGGGTCGAGAACTTCAAGAAACTAAAAGGTATTGATGACCTTGAGGTCCTTGAAAGGTCGGTTGGCGGAGATCCCATTGTGACCATTCCCAAACAGATGCTTGCCGATGGTGTGATGCTGGTGGGAGGTGCTGCAGGTCAGTCAGGTATAGGGTACAGTATGCATGCCGGCCAGATGTGTGGTGATGTGGCAGCAGATGCAGTTGCAAAAGGAGATGTTTCTGCAAGGTTCCTTTCAGAGTACCGTAAGAGATGGAACACCGAGTACCGGGCAGAATATGTGCTTGGCCGAATAGGCCTGGAAACATTGCGCAAGATGAAGGACAATGAAATAGATGATCTTATGAAGACCTTTGAAGGAGAAGACTTTACGTTCCTATCAGGTACATCTCTCCACAGGTCAATGCAGCTAGGCCTTTTCATGATGAAAAAGAATCCTAAGTCCCTTCTGGCTTACAGGGCCTTATTAAGAAAGAAGTGA